From the Drosophila suzukii chromosome 2 unlocalized genomic scaffold, CBGP_Dsuzu_IsoJpt1.0 scf_2c, whole genome shotgun sequence genome, one window contains:
- the LOC139354089 gene encoding uncharacterized protein has protein sequence MAPRPRSAQALDSRRTRGTQSYRCRVCRGIHPLRKCQRFLKLSAEKRLRAVLIHKYCANCLAHEHSTGSCRSGDRCRTCNRDHHTLLHMHDLGSRKKSGSKQKSRSKQKSRSKQQPASPKRSRRQDPPTRQTPAPPPRSASSTPAPSLAALLQRHSVNVLPTAVVIVETGEKKFDTAALIDPCTPTSSIDASLAAALRLPTTNVGDEIRSKVDEAIKLEVVLNIEPNVRIRTPIRALSESVVQKFKELPLAHEVFHRPATISLILGADVYPKVIKPGFHMVDEGLPVAQKTVFGWIVSGACTQA, from the coding sequence atggctccccgtccacgtagcgctcaggctctggatagcagacgtactcgaggtactcagtcctaccgatgccgagtctgccgcggaatccatcctcttcggaagtgtcagaggttcctaaagctgagcgcagagaagcggctgcgggcagtGCTTATTCacaagtactgcgcgaactgtctcgcacacgagcactccactgggagctgtcgtagcggtgaccggtgcagaacgtgcaaccgggatcatcacacgctgctgcaCATGCATGACCTTggttcccggaaaaagtccggctccaagcaaaagtcccgctccaagcaaaagtcccgctccaagcaacagcccgcttctccgaagcgttcgcgccggcaagatccgccaactcgccaaacgcctgctcctccaccgcgctcagcatcctcgacaccagctccgtcgctcgccgcACTTCTCCAGCGGCATAGCGTTAATGTCCTCCCGACTGCtgtggtgatcgtcgagaccggagagaagaagttcgacaccgccgcactcatcgatccgtgcaccccgacaagctccattgatgcatccctggccgccgcgttGCGTTTGCCGACAACGAACGTGGGCGACGAGATTCgttcgaaggtcgacgaggccatcaagctggaggtggtcctcaatatcgagccgaacgtgcgcatccgcactcccatccgtgcgctcagtgagagcgtcgtccaaaaatttaaggagctaccgctcgcgcatgaggttttccaccggccagccacgatctcattgatcctgggcgcagacgtctacccgaaggtgataaAGCCGGGCTTtcacatggtcgacgagggactgccggtagcccagaagacggtgttcgggtggatcgtctccggcgcctgtacgcaggcttga